One Anopheles marshallii chromosome 3, idAnoMarsDA_429_01, whole genome shotgun sequence genomic region harbors:
- the LOC128711360 gene encoding ras suppressor protein 1 codes for MSNQPVVSCLPVTANKMSKAKKVLDEARETKNREIDLVDRNISTFEELPGLLNMLFVTRITLSHNKLKTVPPGIANLINLEILNLSNNVLEELPLSLSSMPKLRILNCSINRLNTLPRGFGAFPVLEVLDLSYNNLNEQVLPGNFFMMDSLRALYLGDNEFEYLPKEVKNLKNLQILGLRDNDLLELPREIGELTRIRELHIQNNRLSVLPPEIANLDMPGPKSVLKMEENPWVTAIAEQYLVGISHVLEYIKTEAYRILYNRHMQSGGKSAGELPPKSDKSKKASRARS; via the exons ATGTCAAACCAACCCGTCGTCAGTTGTTTGCCTGTCACTGCGAACAAAATGTCGAAAGCGAAGAAGGTGCTGGATGAGGCGCGCGAGACCAAAAATCGCGAAATTGACCTGGTGGATCGGAACATTTCCACCTTCGAGGAGTTGCCCGGATTGC TTAATATGCTGTTTGTGACCAGAATAACGCTGAGCCACAACAAATTGAAGA CTGTTCCACCTGGCATtgcaaatttaatcaatttggAAATATTAAACCTTTCCAATAACGTTCTGGAGGAGCTGCCACTGTCGCTTTCGTCGATGCCAAAGTTGCGAATTCTAAACTGCTCGATAAATCGCCTGAACACACTGCCCCGTGGATTTGGCGCATTTCCCGTGCTAGAGGTGCTGGATTTGTCGTACAACAATTTGAACGAGCAGGTGCTGCCTGGAAATTTCTTCATGATGG ATTCCCTACGAGCACTCTATCTCGGTGATAACGAGTTTGAGTACTTACCGAAGGAGGTTAAAAACTTGAAAAACCTTCAGATT CTCGGTTTGCGGGACAATGATTTGCTGGAACTGCCAAGGGAAATCGGTGAACTGACAAGGATTCGCGAACTTCACATACAAAACAATCGGCTCAGTGTGCTGCCACCGGAGATTGCCAATCTGGACATGCCGGGGCCAAAGTCTGTGCTAAAGATGGAAGAAAATCCTTGGGTGACAGCGATTGCCGAACAGTACCTGGTTGGCATCAGTCACGTGCTGGAGTACATCAAGACGGAGGCGTACAGAAT TCTCTACAATCGTCATATGCAATCGGGTGGCAAATCGGCTGGTGAACTTCCACCGAAATCggacaaaagtaaaaaagcgTCCCGGGCACGATCATAA